One Ricinus communis isolate WT05 ecotype wild-type chromosome 1, ASM1957865v1, whole genome shotgun sequence DNA window includes the following coding sequences:
- the LOC8267365 gene encoding transcription initiation factor TFIID subunit 13 gives MSSSFTGPSSKSKVGSSQPSETSFKRKRGVFQKDLQHMMYGFGDDPNPLPESVALVEDIVVEYVTDLAHKAQDIGSKRGKLSVEDFLYLIRKDLPKLNRCTELLSMQEELKQARKAFEVDEEKLASAE, from the exons ATGAGCAGTTCCTTCACAGGTCCCTCTTCCAAATCGAAAGTTGGGTCCTCACAACCTTCTGAAACTTCATTTAAGCGAAAGCGAGGTGTCTTTCAGAAAGACC TGCAACACATGATGTATGGTTTTGGAGATGATCCTAAT CCTCTTCCAGAATCTGTGGCACTCGTGGAGGACATTGTTGTGGAATATGTCACGGATTTG GCACATAAAGCTCAAGATATAGGATCAAAGAGGGGAAAGCTATCAGTTGAGGATTTTCTGTACCTAATTCGCAAG GATCTGCCAAAACTTAACCGCTGTACAGAACTGCTATCTATGCAAGAGGAGCTGAAACAAGCTAGGAAGGCATTTGAAGTAGATGAGGAGAAGCTAGCATCGGCTGAGTGA
- the LOC8267364 gene encoding phospholipase A1 PLIP2, chloroplastic isoform X1, which yields MDSLCLKPGIHSITPSISVGGGGAALEVRANASQVSATPPQKAASRFSFRYPLQSFWPGGGKSNNNNNRYNGMAVDDAVLVENKEDSDTKSMSSLSEVQNGNNWVLKILHVRSLRKDEEERSGGEESDNNGGRDVVEMNGGVNNEEEVEEHCDACRVDDDDEKGIEFDKDSFSRLLKKVSLAEAKLYAQMSYLGNLAYCIPRIKAGNLLKYRGLHYVTSSIDKRELSMKTEKIQVSAEDQEAEAEAKKGVPEKEAEVKEQKNNGYHISASAAYQIAASAASYLHSHTKSILPFKSSKSEAGNDSPEGSNGGNKNVNSINSEVASLMATTDSVTAVVAAKEEVKQAVADDLSSTHSSPCEWFICDDDQGTRYFVIQGSESLASWQANLLFEPVQFEGLDVLVHRGIYEAAKGMYEQMLPEVRTHLKSCGRRATFRFTGHSLGGSLSLLINLMLFIRNEVPVSALLPVITFGAPSVMCGGDSLLRKLGLPRSHVQAIAMHRDIVPRAFSCNYPNHVAELLKAVNGSFRNHPCLNNQKLLYAPMGDFIILQPDEKFSPHHHLLPSGSGLYFLSCPLSDANDAEKLLRAAQSVFLNSPHPLEILSDRSAYGSEGTIQRDHDMNSYLKSVRSVIRQELNRIRKSKRENRRKFWWSILAPRGIAGGGVLMERPLVSNNMGQSQFNFSGVLHTGRESFKRFSRLVASQHMHLLVVLLFPARLLLLGAYSVINIR from the exons ATGGATAGTCTTTGTTTAAAACCTGGAATTCACAGTATTACTCCGTCGATCTCGGTCGGCGGTGGCGGCGCCGCCTTGGAAGTGCGTGCAAATGCATCTCAGGTGAGTGCTACGCCACCTCAAAAGGCAGCTTCAAGATTCTCATTTAGGTACCCTTTGCAATCTTTTTGGCCTGGAGGAGGTAAGagtaataacaataataatagatataaTGGGATGGCTGTAGACGACGCCGTTCTGGTGGAGAATAAAGAGGATTCTGATACAAAATCAATGAGCTCATTATCCGAGGTACAGAATGGGAATAACTGGGTATTAAAGATTTTACACGTGAGGTCACTTAGGAAGGACGAAGAGGAAAGAAGTGGCGGTGAAGAGTCAGATAATAATGGTGGTAGGGATGTTGTTGAAATGAATGGCGGCGTTAATAACGAGGAAGAGGTGGAGGAACACTGTGATGCGTGtagagttgatgatgatgacgaaaaaggaattgaatttgataaggATTCATTTTCAAGATTGTTAAAAAAGGTTTCATTAGCTGAAGCTAAGCTTTACGCACAAATGTCATATCTTGGAAATCTTGCTTATTGCATACCCAGGATCAAG GCAGGAAATCTCTTAAAATATCGTGGCCTTCATTATGTGACTTCATCAATAGATAAAAGAGAATTATCAATGAAAACAGAGAAAATTCAGGTGTCAGCTGAAGATCAAGAAGCAGAAGCAGAAGCAAAGAAAGGGGTTCCAGAGAAGGAGGCAGAGGTCAAGGAACAGAAGAATAATGGTTATCACATAAGTGCCTCTGCTGCTTATCAGATAGCTGCCTCTGCTGCTTCATATCTGCATTCTCATACAAAAAGCATACTTCCATTCAAATCCTCAAAATCTGAGGCTGGTAATGATTCACCTGAAGGCAGCAATGGAGGCAATAAAAATGTCAACAGCATAAACTCTGAGGTTGCTTCTCTCATGGCAACCACTGACTCAGTGACAGCTGTGGTTGCTGCAAAGGAAGAAGTAAAGCAGGCTGTTGCTGATGATTTAAGTTCAACACATTCCTCACCATGTGAATGGTTTATATGTGATGATGACCAGGGTACTAGATACTTTGTGATTCAG GGATCTGAGTCATTAGCATCTTGGCAAGCAAATCTACTTTTCGAGCCTGTTCAGTTTGag GGGCTGGATGTGCTAGTGCATAGAGGTATTTATGAGGCTGCCAAAGGTATGTATGAACAAATGCTGCCAGAAGTCCGAACTCATCTAAAGTCTTGTGGCAGACGTGCAACCTTTCGTTTCACCGGACATTCTCTTGGTGGGAGCTTGTCTCTACTTATAAATCTCATGTTGTTCATAAGAAATGAAGTGCCAGTCTCAGCCTTACTGCCTGTAATAACATTTGGTGCACCATCAGTTATGTGCGGTGGTGATTCTCTCCTTCGCAAGCTTGGATTGCCACGTAGTCATGTTCAGGCAATTGCAATGCATAGAGACATCGTGCCCCGAGCATTCTCTTGTAATTATCCTAACCACGTTGCGGAGCTTTTAAAGGCGGTCAACGGGAGCTTCAGGAATCATCCTTGTCTTAATAATCAA AAGCTCCTATATGCTCCAATGGGGGATTTTATAATTCTACAGCCTGATGAGAAATTTTCCCCTCACCATCATCTCCTTCCATCAGGCAGTGGCCTTTATTTTCTAAGCTGTCCATTGTCTGATGCAAATGATGCAGAGAAGCTACTCCGGGCTGCACAGAGTGTATTTTTAAACTCTCCGCACCCACTTGAGATTTTAAGTGACCGCTCTGCATATGGTTCTGAAGGGACCATTCAAAGGGATCACGACATGAATTCTTACTTAAAATCTGTGCGCAGTGTAATTCGGCAAGAACTGAATCGCATaagaaaatccaaaagagAGAATCGCCGCAAGTTCTGGTGGTCTATCTTGGCTCCGCGGGGCATTGCTGGTGGTGGTGTTCTCATGGAGAGGCCTCTGGTATCAAACAACATGGGCCAAAGCCAATTCAATTTCTCTGGGGTCTTACATACAGGGAGAGAATCATTCAAAAGGTTCAGCAGGCTTGTCGCATCACAGCACATGCATTTGCTTGTGGTTCTTTTATTCCCCGCAAGATTGTTGTTGCTGGGGGCATACAGCGTGATCAACATCCGTTGA
- the LOC8267364 gene encoding phospholipase A1 PLIP2, chloroplastic isoform X2, producing MDSLCLKPGIHSITPSISVGGGGAALEVRANASQVSATPPQKAASRFSFRYPLQSFWPGGGKSNNNNNRYNGMAVDDAVLVENKEDSDTKSMSSLSEVQNGNNWVLKILHVRSLRKDEEERSGGEESDNNGGRDVVEMNGGVNNEEEVEEHCDACRVDDDDEKGIEFDKDSFSRLLKKVSLAEAKLYAQMSYLGNLAYCIPRIKAGNLLKYRGLHYVTSSIDKRELSMKTEKIQVSAEDQEAEAEAKKGVPEKEAEVKEQKNNGYHISASAAYQIAASAASYLHSHTKSILPFKSSKSEAGNDSPEGSNGGNKNVNSINSEVASLMATTDSVTAVVAAKEEVKQAVADDLSSTHSSPCEWFICDDDQGTRYFVIQGSESLASWQANLLFEPVQFEGLDVLVHRGIYEAAKGMYEQMLPEVRTHLKSCGRRATFRFTGHSLVMCGGDSLLRKLGLPRSHVQAIAMHRDIVPRAFSCNYPNHVAELLKAVNGSFRNHPCLNNQKLLYAPMGDFIILQPDEKFSPHHHLLPSGSGLYFLSCPLSDANDAEKLLRAAQSVFLNSPHPLEILSDRSAYGSEGTIQRDHDMNSYLKSVRSVIRQELNRIRKSKRENRRKFWWSILAPRGIAGGGVLMERPLVSNNMGQSQFNFSGVLHTGRESFKRFSRLVASQHMHLLVVLLFPARLLLLGAYSVINIR from the exons ATGGATAGTCTTTGTTTAAAACCTGGAATTCACAGTATTACTCCGTCGATCTCGGTCGGCGGTGGCGGCGCCGCCTTGGAAGTGCGTGCAAATGCATCTCAGGTGAGTGCTACGCCACCTCAAAAGGCAGCTTCAAGATTCTCATTTAGGTACCCTTTGCAATCTTTTTGGCCTGGAGGAGGTAAGagtaataacaataataatagatataaTGGGATGGCTGTAGACGACGCCGTTCTGGTGGAGAATAAAGAGGATTCTGATACAAAATCAATGAGCTCATTATCCGAGGTACAGAATGGGAATAACTGGGTATTAAAGATTTTACACGTGAGGTCACTTAGGAAGGACGAAGAGGAAAGAAGTGGCGGTGAAGAGTCAGATAATAATGGTGGTAGGGATGTTGTTGAAATGAATGGCGGCGTTAATAACGAGGAAGAGGTGGAGGAACACTGTGATGCGTGtagagttgatgatgatgacgaaaaaggaattgaatttgataaggATTCATTTTCAAGATTGTTAAAAAAGGTTTCATTAGCTGAAGCTAAGCTTTACGCACAAATGTCATATCTTGGAAATCTTGCTTATTGCATACCCAGGATCAAG GCAGGAAATCTCTTAAAATATCGTGGCCTTCATTATGTGACTTCATCAATAGATAAAAGAGAATTATCAATGAAAACAGAGAAAATTCAGGTGTCAGCTGAAGATCAAGAAGCAGAAGCAGAAGCAAAGAAAGGGGTTCCAGAGAAGGAGGCAGAGGTCAAGGAACAGAAGAATAATGGTTATCACATAAGTGCCTCTGCTGCTTATCAGATAGCTGCCTCTGCTGCTTCATATCTGCATTCTCATACAAAAAGCATACTTCCATTCAAATCCTCAAAATCTGAGGCTGGTAATGATTCACCTGAAGGCAGCAATGGAGGCAATAAAAATGTCAACAGCATAAACTCTGAGGTTGCTTCTCTCATGGCAACCACTGACTCAGTGACAGCTGTGGTTGCTGCAAAGGAAGAAGTAAAGCAGGCTGTTGCTGATGATTTAAGTTCAACACATTCCTCACCATGTGAATGGTTTATATGTGATGATGACCAGGGTACTAGATACTTTGTGATTCAG GGATCTGAGTCATTAGCATCTTGGCAAGCAAATCTACTTTTCGAGCCTGTTCAGTTTGag GGGCTGGATGTGCTAGTGCATAGAGGTATTTATGAGGCTGCCAAAGGTATGTATGAACAAATGCTGCCAGAAGTCCGAACTCATCTAAAGTCTTGTGGCAGACGTGCAACCTTTCGTTTCACCGGACATTCTCTTG TTATGTGCGGTGGTGATTCTCTCCTTCGCAAGCTTGGATTGCCACGTAGTCATGTTCAGGCAATTGCAATGCATAGAGACATCGTGCCCCGAGCATTCTCTTGTAATTATCCTAACCACGTTGCGGAGCTTTTAAAGGCGGTCAACGGGAGCTTCAGGAATCATCCTTGTCTTAATAATCAA AAGCTCCTATATGCTCCAATGGGGGATTTTATAATTCTACAGCCTGATGAGAAATTTTCCCCTCACCATCATCTCCTTCCATCAGGCAGTGGCCTTTATTTTCTAAGCTGTCCATTGTCTGATGCAAATGATGCAGAGAAGCTACTCCGGGCTGCACAGAGTGTATTTTTAAACTCTCCGCACCCACTTGAGATTTTAAGTGACCGCTCTGCATATGGTTCTGAAGGGACCATTCAAAGGGATCACGACATGAATTCTTACTTAAAATCTGTGCGCAGTGTAATTCGGCAAGAACTGAATCGCATaagaaaatccaaaagagAGAATCGCCGCAAGTTCTGGTGGTCTATCTTGGCTCCGCGGGGCATTGCTGGTGGTGGTGTTCTCATGGAGAGGCCTCTGGTATCAAACAACATGGGCCAAAGCCAATTCAATTTCTCTGGGGTCTTACATACAGGGAGAGAATCATTCAAAAGGTTCAGCAGGCTTGTCGCATCACAGCACATGCATTTGCTTGTGGTTCTTTTATTCCCCGCAAGATTGTTGTTGCTGGGGGCATACAGCGTGATCAACATCCGTTGA